A window from Oreochromis aureus strain Israel breed Guangdong linkage group 16, ZZ_aureus, whole genome shotgun sequence encodes these proteins:
- the desma gene encoding LOW QUALITY PROTEIN: desmin a (The sequence of the model RefSeq protein was modified relative to this genomic sequence to represent the inferred CDS: deleted 1 base in 1 codon) translates to MSKSYASSAQSASSYRRTFGSGVGSTPLSSMFSSSLGGAHSSASSRMSSRVYEVKSTGIPSYSSFKLSSGAGLGSSTAMRTYAGEKLDFNLADAMNQDFLNTRTNEKAELQHLNDRFASYIEKVRFLEQQNAALTVEIEKLRGREGPGRVAELYEEEMRELRRQIEALTNQRARVEVERDNLADDLQKLKLRLQEEIHQKEEAENNLSAFRADVDSATLARLDLERRIESLQEEIAFLKKIHEEEIRELQSQIQDTQVQIQMDMSKPDLTAALRDIRMQYEAIAAKNIAEAEEWYKSKVSDLNQAVNKNNDALRQAKQETMEFRHQIQSYTCEIDSLKGTNESLLRQMRDMEDRTAREATGYQDTITRLEEDIAKMKDDMARHLREYQDLLNVKMALDIEIATYRKLLEGEESRITTTIPVQSAYSSIGFRETSPESQHQRSSEVHSKKTVLIKTIETRDGEVVSESTQHQQDIM, encoded by the exons ATGAGCAAGTCCTACGCCTCCTCAGCCCAGAGTGCTTCCTCGTACCGTCGCACCTTTGGCTCTGGTGTTGGGTCAACACCATTGTCATCGATGTTCTCCTCCTCTCTAGGAGGAGCCCACAGCTCCGCTTCCAGCCGTATGTCTAGCAGAGTCTACGAAGTCAAGAGCACCGGCATTCCCTCTTATTCCAGC TTCAAGTTGTCTTCTGGGGCCGGGCTCGGCTCCTCCACGGCCATGCGCACTTATGCCGGGGAGAAGCTCGACTTCAACCTTGCAGATGCCATGAACCAAGACTTCCTCAACACAAGGACCAATGAGAAGGCCGAGCTTCAGCACCTCAATGACCGCTTTGCTAGCTACATTGAGAAGGTGCGTTTCCTGGAGCAGCAGAATGCCGCGCTGACAGTGGAGATCGAGAAGCTCAGGGGCCGCGAGGGGCCTGGGCGTGTGGCTGAGCTGTATGAGGAGGAAATGAGGGAGCTGAGGAGGCAGATAGAGGCCCTCACCAACCAGCGTGCCAGAGTGGAGGTGGAGAGAGACAACCTGGCCGATGACCTGCAGAAACTTAAGCTCAG ACTGCAAGAAGAGATTCACCAGAAGGAAGAAGCTGAGAACAACCTGTCTGCTTTCAGAGCT GATGTGGACAGTGCCACTCTCGCTAGGCTGGACCTGGAGAGACGTATTGAGAGTCTGCAAGAAGAGATTGCCTTCCTCAAGAAGATTCATGAAGAG GAAATCCGTGAGCTGCAGAGCCAGATTCAGGACACTCAGGTGCAGATCCAGATGGATATGTCTAAGCCCGACCTCACTGCTGCTCTGAGAGACATCCGCATGCAGTACGAAGCCATTGCTGCCAAAAACATTGCAGAGGCTGAAGAATGGTACAAGTCTAAG GTGTCTGATCTGAACCAGGCTGTGAACAAGAACAATGATGCACTGCGTCAGGCCAAGCAGGAGACCATGGAATTCAGACACCAGATCCAGTCCTACACCTGCGAGATTGACTCACTGAAGGGCACT AATGAGTCTCTGCTGCGCCAGATGAGAGACATGGAAGATCGCACGGCCCGCGAGGCTACTGGTTACCAAGATACCATTACACGGCTCGAGGAAGATATTGCTAAGATGAAA GATGATATGGCCCGCCACCTGAGGGAGTACCAGGACCTCCTCAATGTGAAGATGGCCCTCGATATTGAAATTGCCACCTACCGCAAGCTGCTggaaggagaggagagcag AATCACTACCACCATACCTGTCCAGTCTGCTTATTCTTCCATTGGATTCAGAG AGACCAGTCCTGAGTCCCAGCATCAGCGCTCATCAGAGGTTCACTCCAAGAAGACTGTTCTCATCAAGACCATTGAGACCCGCGATGGAGAG GTTGTCAGTGAGTCGACACAGCACCAGCAAGACATCAtgtaa
- the LOC120433673 gene encoding uncharacterized protein LOC120433673 translates to MYPKSLQDVIEGDVVGQGYHSLVKQIQARIENVKRSTLPVLQKRKQGGSDDTDEVTPEKDFPHQSGKEGKRLLDFLKTTCADKSKRVLEAVIKLRMQRGQLKGCSEDVKDMMLLLLSYFDEKEETLFHYVDETCLAKEVQVESLPVTPCIIVCGSSCFASRLFMLSIDHKVVNDQITDFISAICLMLGSYYCLNIHYPWNLAPHLNFFRVIPADIEYCALT, encoded by the exons ATGTATCCCAAGTCACTGCAGGATGTCATAGAGGGGGATGTGGTAGGACAGGGGTACCACTCTTTGGTAAAACAGATTCAGGCACGAATTGAAAATGTGAAGAGGTCTACTTTACCAGTGTTACAGAAGCGCAAACAGGGAGGATCAGATGACACCGATGAAGTGACACCTGAAAA AGACTTTCCTCACCAGTctggaaaagaaggaaaacggCTTCTGGACTTTCTGAAAACCACTTGTGCAGACAAGAGCAAGCGTGTCttggaggctgtcataaagctTCGAATGCAGAGGGGACAGCTGAAGGGCTGCTCAGAAGACGTGAAAGATATgatgctcctcctcctctcctatTTTGATGAAAAAGAGGAGACCCTCTTCCACTATGTTGATGAAACATGTCTGGCAAAAGAAGTCCAAGTGGAAAGCCTGCCTGTGACACCATGTATCATTGTTTGTG GATCCTCCTGCTTTGCATCGAGACTGTTCATGCTCAGCATTGACCACAAAGTTGTAAATGACCAAATAACTGACTTCATCTCTGCAATCTGTCTGATGCTTGGTAGCTACTACTGCCTGAACATCCACTATCCCTGGAACTTGGCTCCACACTTGAATTTCTTCAGAG tTATCCCAGCTGATATTGAGTACTGTGCTCTTACCTGA
- the tmem198a gene encoding transmembrane protein 198-B, protein MTSTSQLFGLAEVGLRCDQEIERRYEIVPSVVCSMCCLFGIIYCFFGYRCFKAVLFLTGLMFGSVVIFMLCYKERVMDTQLSVEASVGIGLGIGTLCGLVTMLVRSVGLFMVGLLLGLLVGVASLVVMEEFYHPRTVWVPLGILLGSGTLFAVLTLQWQRCFVTLSTATFGSAIITVTVDYFIELFALVHYVYERLKVDPKKPVCWFTWVILGVWPVLALLGVLIQWKVTAEGFSHTEVVLSRQQRKVQLMRIRQREERLKKEKENKKKKKRQSQKAGHKQKTHSHHNHQQYHHPAASHPHHQTQSSQPPKVPPPPPQTEPGYHRKANSKRRFDGDVLSPSYIRSFRDRQTDRRAYSHSRMMSRSRMAELDYDCGSQVPLTAPSGPPVRI, encoded by the exons ATGACTTCCACAAGCCAGCTGTTTGGCTTGGCTGAGGTGGGGCTGAGGTGTGACCAAGAGATTGAGAGGAGATATGAGATTGTGCCCTCTGTGGTCTGCTCCATGTGCTGCCTCTTTGGAATCATCTATTGCTTCTTTG GCTATCGATGCTTCAAGGCCGTGTTGTTTCTAACAGGCCTAATGTTTGGCTCTGTGGTCATCTTCATGCTATGCTACAAGGAGAGGGTGATGGACACTCAGCTGAGTGTGGAGGCGTCCGTGGGCATCGGCCTGGGCATCGGGACCCTGTGTGGTCTGGTGACGATGCTGGTTCGCAGTGTGGGGCTGTTTATGGTGGGCCTGCTGCTGGGTCTGCTGGTTGGAGTTGCATCACTGGTG GTCATGGAGGAGTTCTACCACCCCAGAACAGTGTGGGTTCCTCTGGGTATTCTCTTGGGTTCTGGGACACTATTTGCTGTCCTCACACTACAGTGGCAGCGCTGCTTTGTCACCCTCTCCACTGCCACATTTGGCTCTGCCATCATAACCGTAACCGTGGATTATTTTATAGAGCTGTTCGCTTTGGTACACTACGTTTATGAGAGACTCAAG GTGGATCCCAAGAAGCCAGTGTGCTGGTTTACATGGGTGATCTTGGGGGTGTGGCCTGTCCTGGCACTCCTCGGAGTGCTGATTCAGTGGAAAGTCACTGCAGAGGGATTTTCTCACACAGAGG TGGTTTTAAGTCGACAGCAGCGAAAGGTCCAGCTCATGCGGATTCGACAGAGAGAAGAGAGGCTGAAAAAggagaaggaaaacaaaaagaagaaaaagagacagaGCCAGAAAGCAGGGCACAAGCAGAAGACTCATTCCCATCACAACCACCAGCAGTACCACCACCCAGCAGCATCTCACCCTCATCACCAAACTCAGAGCTCTCAGCCTCCTAAagtccctcctcctcctcctcagactgaGCCTGGCTACCACCGCAAAGCCAACTCCAAAAGGCGCTTTGATGGAGATGTGCTGTCTCCG AGTTACATCAGGAGTTTcagggacagacagacagacagacgggcGTACTCCCACAGTAGAATGATGAGCCGGTCTCGGATGGCTGAACTTGACTATGACTGCGGCTCTCAGGTGCCCCTTACAGCACCCAGTGGACCCCCAGTTCGCATCTGA